One stretch of Qipengyuania gelatinilytica DNA includes these proteins:
- a CDS encoding helix-turn-helix domain-containing protein, translating to MDQGYDALTEKERETLRLMVRGHDAKSMASELSLSVHTINDRLRSARRKLGVTSSREAARLVFEQEREVPKNLAGKDLGSARAGSQADLSDHSKPVHSRAVWIGGIALMLTIALAAALALGGQGETDRPIGDPATALETAHADRFEAEALDWLALVDAGDWDASFAEAGRTFRDPNTATTWREASEAARVPLGAVRERKTLTVSLIESAGEGRDSLDQAVVRFETRFANREKAIETVTLEEEHGKWRVVGYLID from the coding sequence ATGGACCAAGGCTATGACGCACTGACGGAGAAGGAAAGGGAGACCCTTCGCCTGATGGTCCGCGGGCATGACGCGAAGTCGATGGCCAGCGAGCTTTCGCTCTCGGTCCACACCATCAACGACCGCCTTCGTTCGGCACGCCGCAAGCTCGGCGTGACCAGCAGCCGCGAAGCCGCCCGGCTGGTGTTCGAGCAGGAGAGGGAGGTACCCAAAAATCTTGCGGGCAAGGATTTGGGGAGTGCCAGGGCCGGTTCGCAAGCCGATCTTTCCGACCATTCGAAGCCGGTCCATTCCCGGGCCGTCTGGATTGGAGGAATCGCACTCATGCTGACCATCGCACTCGCCGCCGCGCTCGCCCTTGGAGGGCAGGGCGAAACCGACCGCCCAATCGGCGATCCTGCCACTGCGCTGGAAACCGCGCATGCCGACAGGTTCGAGGCCGAGGCTCTCGACTGGCTCGCTCTTGTCGATGCCGGAGACTGGGACGCCAGCTTCGCCGAGGCCGGGCGAACGTTCCGTGATCCCAATACGGCGACCACCTGGCGCGAGGCGTCCGAGGCGGCGCGGGTCCCGCTGGGGGCTGTTCGCGAACGCAAGACCCTGACTGTCAGCCTGATCGAGTCCGCAGGCGAAGGGCGTGACAGCCTCGATCAGGCGGTCGTGCGCTTCGAAACGCGCTTCGCGAACCGCGAAAAGGCGATCGAAACCGTGACGCTCGAAGAAGAGCACGGGAAATGGAGGGTGGTCGGCTATCTCATCGACTGA
- the galU gene encoding UTP--glucose-1-phosphate uridylyltransferase GalU: protein MNQHKPIKKAVFPVAGLGTRFLPATKAIPKELLPVVDRPLIQYAVDEAREAGIEQIIFVTGRGKTAIVEHFDVAFELETMMEERGKDMSVLEPTRATPGDIITVRQQVPMGLGHAIWCARAIVGDDPFAILLPDELMIANNGGTGCMKQMVEAYNEVGGNLISVLEVPEDEVSSYGVIAPGKTLSDTLTEVTGLVEKPPVAEAPSNKIISGRYILQPEVMRTLETQGKGAGGEIQLTDAMAKMIGNQAFHAVTFEGNRYDCGSKTGFVEATLALALEREDMGSEVRAIAERLLAR from the coding sequence ATGAACCAGCACAAACCCATCAAGAAAGCCGTTTTTCCCGTCGCGGGTCTCGGCACCCGGTTCCTGCCCGCCACCAAGGCGATACCGAAGGAACTCCTGCCGGTCGTCGACAGGCCGCTGATCCAGTACGCGGTCGACGAGGCGCGCGAAGCGGGGATCGAGCAGATCATCTTCGTCACCGGTCGCGGCAAGACGGCCATCGTCGAACATTTCGACGTGGCCTTCGAACTCGAGACGATGATGGAAGAGCGCGGCAAGGACATGAGCGTCCTCGAACCCACGCGCGCGACCCCCGGCGACATCATTACCGTTCGCCAGCAAGTCCCGATGGGCCTCGGCCACGCGATCTGGTGTGCGCGTGCGATTGTCGGCGACGATCCCTTCGCCATCCTGCTTCCCGACGAGCTGATGATCGCCAACAACGGCGGCACGGGCTGCATGAAGCAGATGGTCGAAGCCTATAACGAAGTCGGCGGAAACCTGATTTCGGTCCTCGAAGTGCCCGAAGACGAAGTGTCGAGCTATGGCGTGATCGCGCCGGGCAAGACGCTGTCGGACACGCTCACGGAAGTCACCGGCCTCGTCGAGAAGCCGCCGGTGGCAGAGGCGCCCTCGAACAAGATTATTTCGGGCCGCTACATCCTCCAGCCGGAAGTCATGCGTACGCTCGAAACGCAGGGCAAGGGCGCGGGCGGCGAGATCCAGCTGACCGACGCGATGGCCAAGATGATCGGCAACCAGGCGTTCCACGCCGTCACCTTCGAAGGCAATCGCTACGACTGCGGCAGCAAGACCGGCTTCGTAGAGGCAACGCTCGCACTGGCTCTCGAACGCGAGGACATGGGCAGCGAAGTCCGGGCCATCGCAGAGCGCCTGCTCGCGCGCTGA
- a CDS encoding ribbon-helix-helix domain-containing protein translates to MTTPYHPPRKYSVRIDGHRTSVSLEPIFWDLLRSAAARRGVAVNTLVATIDAERIRSETPPGLAGAIRVWLASHEMVSRHEMSGGIAPAALSNGVAEEA, encoded by the coding sequence ATGACGACCCCTTATCACCCCCCGCGCAAATACTCGGTTCGCATCGACGGCCACCGCACATCGGTCAGCCTCGAGCCGATTTTCTGGGATTTGCTGCGATCGGCCGCAGCCCGTCGCGGTGTTGCAGTGAACACGCTAGTCGCCACGATCGACGCTGAACGGATCCGCAGCGAGACCCCGCCGGGCCTTGCCGGCGCAATCCGCGTCTGGCTCGCGAGCCACGAAATGGTCTCCAGGCACGAAATGAGCGGCGGAATCGCTCCCGCCGCCCTTTCGAATGGTGTCGCCGAAGAGGCTTAG
- the phbB gene encoding acetoacetyl-CoA reductase, which translates to MGRVAIVTGGTRGIGRAICERLRDERDCTVIANYAGNDEAARKFTEETGIPTVKFDVGDFDAVQAACKQVEEEHGPIEIVVNNAGITRDGTLLKMSYEDWDAVMRTNLGGCFNMAKAVFAGMKERGWGRIVNIGSINGQAGQYGQVNYAAAKSGIHGFTKALAQEGARFGITVNAIAPGYIDTDMVAAVPEPVLEKIVAKIPVGRLGKASEIARGVSFLVSEHGEFVTGSTMSINGGQHMY; encoded by the coding sequence ATGGGCCGTGTTGCCATCGTCACTGGAGGAACCCGCGGGATCGGCCGCGCTATTTGCGAACGCCTGCGCGACGAACGCGATTGCACGGTCATTGCAAATTATGCGGGCAATGACGAGGCGGCTCGGAAGTTCACCGAGGAAACCGGCATCCCGACCGTAAAGTTCGACGTCGGCGATTTCGATGCGGTGCAGGCGGCCTGCAAGCAGGTCGAGGAAGAGCACGGCCCGATCGAGATCGTGGTCAACAACGCCGGCATCACGCGCGACGGCACGCTCCTCAAGATGAGCTACGAAGACTGGGACGCGGTCATGCGCACCAACCTCGGCGGCTGCTTCAACATGGCCAAGGCGGTCTTCGCCGGCATGAAGGAGCGCGGCTGGGGCCGCATCGTCAACATCGGTTCGATCAACGGTCAGGCAGGCCAGTACGGCCAGGTCAATTACGCCGCTGCGAAAAGCGGCATCCACGGTTTCACCAAGGCGCTTGCGCAGGAAGGCGCCCGCTTCGGTATCACCGTGAATGCCATTGCTCCGGGCTATATCGACACCGACATGGTGGCCGCCGTGCCCGAGCCGGTGCTGGAAAAGATCGTCGCCAAGATCCCCGTCGGCCGTCTCGGCAAGGCCAGCGAAATCGCCCGCGGCGTCAGCTTCCTCGTGTCGGAACATGGCGAATTCGTCACCGGCTCGACCATGAGCATCAACGGCGGCCAGCACATGTACTGA
- a CDS encoding DUF3576 domain-containing protein, with amino-acid sequence MTAIRNLNRPLAVAAVALASLGLAACGSNDRPRADLAAAQVSTIGVNSYLWRASLETVSFAPLLQADSAGGVIVTDWYANPGNAGERVKMTITILDTDLRADALRVAASRQVNQAGNWVDAPVQAATVQKLEDIILTKARELRRQAIAEN; translated from the coding sequence ATGACCGCAATCCGTAATCTCAATCGCCCCCTCGCCGTCGCCGCCGTTGCGCTGGCCAGTCTCGGGCTTGCGGCATGTGGCAGCAACGACCGTCCGCGTGCCGATCTTGCGGCCGCGCAGGTCTCGACCATCGGCGTGAACTCCTACCTCTGGCGCGCTTCGCTCGAAACCGTCAGCTTCGCGCCGCTGCTCCAGGCCGACAGCGCCGGCGGCGTGATCGTGACCGACTGGTATGCCAATCCGGGCAATGCGGGCGAGCGGGTCAAGATGACCATCACTATCCTCGACACCGACCTGCGCGCCGATGCGCTGCGTGTCGCTGCCAGCCGCCAGGTCAACCAGGCCGGTAACTGGGTCGATGCCCCGGTACAGGCCGCCACGGTCCAGAAGCTGGAAGACATCATCCTGACCAAGGCCCGCGAACTGCGCCGCCAGGCGATCGCCGAAAACTAG
- a CDS encoding M28 family metallopeptidase: protein MIRTTLVAASALLLAACNTNIEEDASQAGLDIPDVASGDISEETMKTVTEELSSDEFEGRMPGTKGEELTVALLKERFEAAGLEPGNNGSWVQRVPLVEITGKDFAPLTISGADEEMIFDYGSEWVGVTYREDAKTSLEDSELVFVGYGINAPERGWNDYEGVDMTGKTAVILVNDADFGTESLEGPFNGKAMTYYGRWTYKYEEAARQGAAGALIIHDTAPASYGWNVVESSWSGPQAYAQRGENAPPLTIMNGWVQNEVGKQILEAAGQDVDALMASAKKKGFKPVPLGLSASTSFSNDIRTFESQNVIAMLPGSEAPDEYVIHTAHWDHLGRCTPAPDGDDICNGAVDNATGTAALVALAEAHAKAGPTRRTLVFLAVTAEESGLLGADYYAANPVFPLDQTVGGINMDAFLIAGPSKDVTVVGPGKSQLDQFLEAALAADGRVATPNPSPEAGYYYRSDHFAFAKRGVPMLYIDGGEDLIEGGTEAGAAVATDYRDNRYHGPKDEYDPNWDWSGVMADLQLMYRLGRMMGMSTSWPNWNEGDEFKATRDENCASAETGC, encoded by the coding sequence ATGATCCGGACCACACTGGTTGCCGCGTCGGCCCTGCTGCTCGCCGCTTGCAACACCAATATCGAAGAAGACGCCTCGCAGGCGGGGCTCGACATTCCCGATGTCGCCAGCGGCGATATCTCCGAAGAGACGATGAAGACGGTCACCGAAGAGTTATCGTCGGACGAGTTCGAAGGCCGCATGCCCGGCACCAAGGGCGAGGAACTGACCGTCGCCCTGCTCAAGGAACGCTTCGAAGCCGCAGGTCTCGAGCCCGGCAACAACGGCAGCTGGGTCCAGCGCGTGCCCCTGGTCGAGATTACCGGCAAGGACTTCGCTCCGCTGACCATTTCGGGCGCCGATGAGGAAATGATCTTCGACTATGGGAGCGAGTGGGTCGGCGTGACCTACCGCGAGGATGCGAAGACCAGCCTGGAAGACAGCGAACTGGTTTTCGTAGGTTACGGCATCAACGCGCCCGAACGCGGCTGGAACGATTATGAAGGCGTGGACATGACCGGCAAGACCGCCGTCATCCTCGTCAACGATGCCGATTTCGGTACCGAGAGCCTCGAAGGCCCCTTCAACGGCAAGGCGATGACCTATTACGGCCGCTGGACCTACAAGTATGAAGAAGCCGCGCGGCAGGGCGCTGCTGGCGCGCTGATCATCCACGATACCGCGCCCGCCTCTTACGGCTGGAACGTGGTCGAGAGCAGCTGGTCGGGCCCGCAGGCCTATGCCCAGCGCGGAGAGAACGCTCCGCCGCTCACGATCATGAACGGCTGGGTCCAGAACGAGGTCGGCAAGCAGATCCTCGAGGCGGCCGGACAGGACGTCGATGCCCTGATGGCATCGGCGAAGAAGAAGGGCTTCAAGCCGGTCCCGCTCGGCCTGTCCGCTTCGACCAGCTTTTCGAACGACATCCGGACTTTCGAATCGCAGAACGTGATCGCCATGCTTCCGGGTAGCGAGGCTCCCGACGAGTACGTCATTCACACCGCGCACTGGGATCACCTGGGTCGCTGCACGCCCGCACCCGACGGTGATGACATCTGCAACGGCGCAGTCGATAATGCCACCGGCACCGCTGCGCTCGTTGCGCTGGCCGAAGCACATGCCAAGGCTGGACCGACACGCCGTACTCTGGTCTTCCTTGCCGTGACCGCCGAGGAATCCGGCCTGCTGGGTGCGGACTATTACGCTGCCAATCCGGTGTTCCCGCTCGACCAGACGGTCGGCGGCATCAATATGGACGCCTTCCTGATTGCAGGCCCGAGCAAGGACGTGACCGTGGTTGGTCCGGGCAAGTCCCAGCTCGACCAGTTCCTCGAGGCGGCACTTGCCGCAGATGGCCGTGTGGCGACGCCCAACCCGAGCCCGGAAGCCGGCTATTACTACCGTTCCGATCACTTCGCCTTTGCGAAGCGGGGTGTCCCGATGCTTTATATCGACGGCGGTGAAGACCTGATCGAGGGCGGCACCGAGGCAGGTGCCGCAGTGGCCACGGACTATCGCGACAACCGGTACCACGGCCCCAAGGACGAATACGATCCGAACTGGGACTGGTCGGGCGTGATGGCCGACCTGCAGCTCATGTATCGCCTCGGCCGCATGATGGGCATGAGCACGAGCTGGCCCAACTGGAACGAGGGTGACGAGTTCAAGGCCACGCGCGACGAGAACTGCGCCTCGGCCGAAACCGGCTGCTGA
- the murA gene encoding UDP-N-acetylglucosamine 1-carboxyvinyltransferase, with protein MDKLLVRGGNRLSGTIPISGAKNAALTLIPCALLTEEAVTLRNLPRLADIDGFQHLMTQFGVSHTIPGKRPEEFGRNVTLEAMRITSSVAPYDLVRKMRASILVLGPLLARTGEATVSLPGGCAIGNRPIDLHLKALEAFGAHIELAQGYVKASAPDGGLPGGEFDFPVVSVGATENAVMAAVLCKGTSKLINAAREPEIVDLCNLLTAMGAEIEGIGTSELTIHGVKSLHGATYRVMPDRIEAGSYACAAAITGGDVLLGGANYDDMASTIHALRNIGVEVTQEKEGVRVAANGPLKAHNLTTAPFPGLATDMQAQLMSLLCKAEGTSVLKETIFENRFMHVPELTRMGADIETTGRTAIVRGPVELTGAEVMATDLRASMSLVIAGLAAKGETTVRRLYHLDRGYERLEEKLQLVGADIERVGDD; from the coding sequence ATGGACAAACTTCTCGTACGCGGCGGCAATCGCCTCTCTGGCACTATTCCCATTTCTGGCGCAAAAAACGCGGCGCTCACGCTGATTCCCTGCGCCTTGCTGACCGAAGAAGCGGTGACGCTGCGCAACTTGCCGCGCCTTGCCGACATCGATGGCTTCCAGCACCTGATGACGCAGTTCGGGGTCAGCCACACGATCCCCGGCAAGCGACCGGAAGAGTTCGGCCGCAACGTCACGCTCGAGGCTATGCGCATCACCAGCTCGGTCGCGCCCTATGATCTGGTGCGCAAGATGCGCGCTTCGATCCTCGTGCTCGGCCCGCTGCTGGCGCGTACCGGCGAAGCGACCGTGTCGCTGCCCGGTGGCTGTGCAATCGGCAACCGCCCGATCGACCTACACTTGAAGGCGCTCGAAGCCTTCGGCGCGCATATCGAACTTGCCCAAGGCTATGTGAAGGCAAGCGCGCCCGACGGCGGCCTGCCCGGTGGCGAATTCGATTTCCCCGTGGTCTCTGTCGGTGCGACCGAGAATGCGGTCATGGCTGCGGTCCTGTGCAAGGGCACCAGCAAGCTCATCAACGCAGCGCGCGAACCCGAAATCGTCGACCTGTGCAACCTGCTGACGGCGATGGGCGCCGAGATCGAAGGCATTGGCACCTCCGAACTCACCATCCACGGTGTGAAGAGCCTGCATGGTGCGACCTATCGCGTCATGCCCGACCGTATCGAAGCCGGCTCCTACGCCTGTGCTGCCGCGATTACCGGCGGCGACGTGCTGCTGGGCGGCGCGAATTACGACGACATGGCCTCGACTATCCATGCGCTGCGCAACATCGGTGTCGAAGTGACGCAGGAGAAAGAGGGCGTACGCGTTGCCGCCAATGGTCCGCTCAAGGCGCACAACCTCACCACCGCTCCCTTCCCCGGCCTTGCAACCGACATGCAGGCGCAGCTGATGAGCCTCTTGTGCAAGGCGGAAGGCACCAGCGTGCTCAAGGAAACGATCTTCGAGAACCGCTTCATGCACGTTCCCGAACTCACCCGCATGGGAGCCGATATCGAGACGACCGGCCGTACGGCAATCGTGCGCGGCCCGGTCGAGCTGACCGGGGCGGAAGTCATGGCGACCGATTTGCGTGCCTCGATGAGCCTCGTGATCGCCGGCCTTGCTGCCAAGGGCGAGACGACGGTCCGCCGTCTCTATCATCTGGATCGCGGTTACGAGCGGCTGGAAGAGAAGCTGCAGCTTGTCGGCGCGGATATCGAACGGGTCGGCGACGACTGA